A genome region from Alkalibaculum bacchi includes the following:
- a CDS encoding cobalamin B12-binding domain-containing protein, producing the protein MSKFENIAQCVLDGEFKKVKGLVNKAMDDGAKPMDIINEGLIGGMNLVTPLFKTGEMFVPEVMKSAKTMNIGMELLKEHIKEGDLVTKGVIVTGTVKGDLHDIGKNLVGMMLESSGYTVIDLGTDIEPEDFLKAIEEQKPDIIGMSALLTTTMMNIKETIDFLQEKGVRDKVKIMIGGAPISQEFADQVGADGYGEDAAAAVELCDSLLSEKAHA; encoded by the coding sequence ATGTCTAAATTTGAAAATATCGCTCAATGTGTTCTTGATGGAGAGTTTAAAAAAGTTAAAGGTCTTGTTAACAAAGCAATGGATGATGGCGCTAAGCCAATGGATATTATAAATGAAGGTTTAATAGGAGGTATGAATCTCGTAACGCCTTTGTTTAAAACAGGTGAAATGTTTGTTCCTGAAGTTATGAAATCTGCTAAGACGATGAATATTGGTATGGAACTTTTAAAAGAGCATATTAAAGAGGGCGATTTAGTAACGAAAGGTGTCATTGTTACGGGAACAGTTAAAGGGGACCTTCATGATATCGGTAAGAACTTAGTAGGTATGATGTTAGAGAGTAGCGGATATACCGTTATAGACTTAGGAACAGATATAGAACCAGAAGATTTTCTTAAGGCAATAGAAGAACAAAAACCTGATATCATCGGTATGTCTGCATTGTTAACGACTACAATGATGAATATTAAAGAGACTATTGATTTCTTACAAGAAAAGGGTGTTCGAGATAAAGTTAAGATCATGATCGGTGGAGCCCCAATTAGTCAAGAGTTTGCAGATCAAGTAGGTGCTGATGGGTACGGTGAAGATGCTGCTGCTGCAGTTGAATTATGTGATTCCTTATTGAGTGAAAAAGCACACGCTTAA
- a CDS encoding cobalamin B12-binding domain-containing protein, with amino-acid sequence MVEDIIKEIQMGVINGNAQLVKEKAEFALHQRINPERIIEKGLVEPMNEIGKSFRTGENFVPEVLRASRAMHAGLYILRTVLCREHRYSRGVIVIGTVAGDLHDIGKNLVAMLLESAGYTVIDLGIDVPVEGFIDAIYKYEPDILALSALLTTTMGSQREVMNKIREEGLDEKVKVIVGGGPVTHDYAKAIGAHGYAKDLFETIDLVDNLIGK; translated from the coding sequence TTGGTAGAAGACATTATCAAAGAGATTCAAATGGGAGTAATCAATGGTAATGCTCAATTAGTAAAAGAAAAAGCAGAGTTTGCCTTACATCAAAGAATTAATCCAGAGAGGATTATTGAAAAGGGTTTAGTTGAGCCTATGAACGAAATTGGTAAGAGCTTTCGAACAGGGGAAAATTTTGTACCAGAAGTATTAAGAGCTTCACGTGCTATGCACGCAGGCTTATATATCTTAAGAACAGTCCTGTGTCGCGAACACCGTTATTCCAGGGGCGTCATTGTAATAGGTACCGTAGCAGGAGATCTTCATGATATCGGTAAAAATTTGGTGGCAATGCTTTTAGAAAGTGCAGGTTATACTGTAATAGATTTAGGGATTGATGTTCCTGTAGAGGGTTTTATTGACGCTATTTATAAATATGAGCCAGATATCCTAGCTCTTTCTGCTCTTCTTACGACAACTATGGGTTCTCAAAGAGAAGTCATGAATAAGATTCGAGAAGAAGGTTTAGACGAGAAGGTAAAAGTCATAGTAGGAGGAGGGCCTGTTACCCACGACTATGCCAAAGCCATTGGTGCTCATGGCTACGCAAAAGATTTGTTTGAGACTATTGATCTTGTAGATAATTTAATAGGAAAGTAA
- a CDS encoding methyltetrahydrofolate cobalamin methyltransferase, whose protein sequence is MLIVGELINTSRKAVKEAVLNKDADFIKKLAQEQYDAGADYIDVNCGTMVNNEAEVMTWLVNCIQEQVEAPLCIDSPDAAVLDAGLALCKYDQPMLNSISDEDDRFDSILPIMLKHKAKVVALCMDSTGMPETAEDRVKVARNLYHKLTKAGVPDDDIYFDPLIKPVSSISTAGIEVLEAIKQIKSEFPDVHFTCGLSNISFGLPNRKVLNRLFAVQIMAVGMDGYVLDPTDKEMMGSLIASTTLLDQDEFNCDYLKAHRKGLYK, encoded by the coding sequence ATGCTTATTGTGGGAGAATTAATCAACACAAGTAGAAAAGCTGTAAAAGAAGCAGTCTTAAATAAAGATGCAGATTTTATTAAAAAATTAGCACAAGAACAATACGACGCAGGAGCAGATTATATTGACGTAAATTGTGGTACAATGGTCAACAATGAAGCAGAAGTAATGACTTGGCTTGTCAATTGTATACAAGAGCAAGTAGAGGCACCTCTTTGTATTGATAGTCCAGATGCAGCTGTTTTAGATGCAGGATTGGCTCTTTGTAAATACGATCAGCCAATGTTAAACTCTATAAGTGATGAAGATGATCGATTTGATTCCATATTACCTATTATGTTGAAGCATAAAGCAAAAGTAGTTGCACTTTGTATGGATAGTACTGGAATGCCTGAAACAGCAGAAGACCGTGTAAAGGTAGCTCGTAATTTATATCATAAGCTTACAAAAGCTGGTGTGCCAGACGACGATATTTACTTTGATCCTCTAATAAAGCCAGTTAGTAGCATTAGTACAGCAGGAATCGAAGTATTAGAGGCGATTAAGCAAATTAAGTCGGAATTTCCAGATGTACACTTCACATGTGGGCTCAGTAATATTTCCTTTGGATTGCCAAATCGAAAAGTCTTAAATAGATTATTTGCTGTCCAAATCATGGCAGTTGGAATGGATGGATATGTCTTAGATCCAACGGATAAAGAAATGATGGGTTCCTTGATTGCTTCGACTACTTTACTAGATCAAGATGAGTTTAATTGCGATTATCTAAAGGCTCACAGAAAAGGACTCTATAAATAA
- the ilvA gene encoding threonine ammonia-lyase: MLTLDKIYHASYILKNIVRPTDLIRASNIRPDSKLYLKTENLQITGSFKIRGAYYKISQLTQEEKSMGVVACSAGNHAQGVALAASKSGIKSLICIPDSAPISKVEATKNFGAEVCLVEGTYDDAYSRALEMQKETGATFIHPFEDDLVIAGQGTIGLEILEEIPDADAVIIPIGGGGLISGVSFAIKSLNPNIKIYGVQAAGAPSMINSRAEHEIQTLQSVNTIADGIAVKTPGQTTFNLCEKYVDEIVTVTDDEISTAILTLIEKQKLVAEGAGAVSVAAALFNKVPIEGKKVVCLISGGNIDVTILSRVIDRGLQKAGRLVTLNIKLIDKPGQLRDVSKIIADLGGNVVSVNHDRTDANVDINSCFLRISLETRDRDHVMEIKNELMKEGYSFSIN, encoded by the coding sequence ATGTTAACATTAGATAAAATATACCACGCTTCCTATATATTAAAGAATATTGTCAGGCCAACAGATCTAATTAGGGCTTCTAATATACGACCAGATAGTAAACTATATCTTAAAACAGAAAATTTGCAAATTACAGGTTCTTTCAAAATTAGGGGAGCATACTATAAGATTTCACAACTCACACAAGAAGAAAAGTCAATGGGCGTGGTGGCTTGTTCTGCAGGTAATCACGCCCAAGGCGTAGCCTTAGCCGCATCTAAAAGTGGCATTAAATCTCTAATCTGTATTCCAGATAGCGCCCCAATATCAAAGGTAGAAGCCACGAAGAACTTTGGAGCGGAGGTTTGTCTTGTAGAAGGAACTTATGATGATGCTTATAGTAGGGCATTAGAAATGCAAAAAGAAACTGGAGCCACTTTTATACATCCTTTTGAAGATGATTTAGTCATTGCAGGTCAAGGAACCATAGGGCTAGAAATACTAGAAGAAATTCCTGATGCAGATGCAGTAATCATCCCTATTGGAGGAGGGGGACTTATTAGTGGCGTTTCTTTCGCCATCAAATCCCTAAACCCCAATATAAAAATATATGGGGTACAAGCTGCTGGAGCCCCATCTATGATTAATTCCAGAGCAGAACACGAAATACAAACCCTTCAATCCGTCAATACCATTGCCGATGGTATTGCTGTAAAAACACCTGGACAGACTACATTTAATCTTTGTGAAAAGTACGTAGACGAAATCGTCACTGTGACAGATGATGAAATTTCAACGGCAATACTTACTCTAATTGAAAAGCAAAAATTAGTAGCAGAAGGGGCTGGAGCTGTCTCTGTCGCTGCTGCACTCTTTAATAAAGTTCCCATAGAAGGTAAAAAAGTAGTTTGTTTAATATCTGGAGGTAATATCGACGTGACCATCCTATCCCGAGTGATTGATCGAGGACTTCAAAAAGCTGGACGACTCGTAACATTAAATATCAAATTAATAGACAAACCAGGGCAATTAAGAGATGTATCTAAAATCATTGCAGATTTAGGTGGAAATGTGGTATCGGTAAATCACGATAGAACCGATGCCAATGTAGATATAAACTCTTGCTTCCTACGAATCTCCCTAGAAACAAGAGATCGAGATCATGTAATGGAAATAAAAAATGAACTCATGAAAGAGGG
- a CDS encoding PocR ligand-binding domain-containing protein produces the protein MTDKSQQAKLSKRAQLLDIVDKELLIKILNAFTKATDLTANIVDIQGRSIFSREDAQKSCRFCRIIWEKEREKGLKRCKGAYERAGKQAAIFGEPYIFRCPAGLIEWAAPIIINGQHLGTIICGQVLMWEPEEFFWIELRQMNKELTVDFYELIDAAKELKVLTVEKVQGAADLLYVTANNIMKYGYENQKQKQEMALQQSLLNEEIQNRKSLEEKLSIQSISLNYSLEKERDLVSKIKLGDFEGAKNIYQTLLADIFLKGAAKINKIKARVLELGVILSRASVDGGADLNEALDISSTFLKDVGCYETKEEIDLAAIKTFDLFLQAIKNNSNASNRLAIRGIKDYILENYQENLSLEEICDAVFLSPNYASKIFKDDQGMTIMEYVTKVKLEEAKRLLRIPGISVEDIAEKLGYSDPSYFTKVFRRKIGITPTQYRKQS, from the coding sequence ATGACAGATAAAAGCCAACAAGCAAAGCTATCAAAGAGAGCTCAGTTGCTAGATATCGTAGACAAAGAGCTCTTAATAAAAATCTTAAATGCTTTTACTAAAGCTACAGATTTAACAGCAAATATTGTAGATATACAAGGACGGTCCATTTTTTCAAGAGAAGATGCCCAAAAGAGCTGTAGATTTTGTCGCATCATATGGGAAAAGGAAAGAGAAAAAGGTCTTAAGCGCTGTAAAGGTGCCTACGAAAGAGCGGGGAAACAAGCAGCAATTTTTGGAGAACCCTATATATTTAGGTGCCCTGCTGGATTAATAGAATGGGCAGCTCCTATTATTATTAATGGACAACATTTAGGAACGATTATTTGTGGTCAAGTACTCATGTGGGAGCCAGAGGAATTCTTTTGGATTGAACTAAGACAGATGAATAAAGAGCTAACAGTTGATTTTTATGAGCTTATAGATGCAGCAAAGGAATTAAAAGTTCTCACCGTAGAAAAAGTTCAAGGTGCTGCAGATTTACTTTACGTTACGGCAAATAATATTATGAAATATGGATATGAAAATCAGAAACAAAAACAGGAGATGGCATTGCAGCAATCCTTATTAAATGAAGAAATACAAAATAGAAAGAGTTTAGAAGAAAAACTTAGCATACAAAGTATAAGTCTTAATTATTCTTTAGAGAAAGAGCGAGACTTAGTCAGCAAAATAAAACTAGGAGACTTTGAGGGAGCCAAGAACATATATCAAACACTTCTAGCCGATATCTTCCTTAAAGGCGCAGCTAAAATAAACAAGATCAAAGCACGAGTTCTGGAACTAGGAGTAATCCTTTCAAGAGCTTCTGTAGATGGAGGGGCGGACTTAAACGAAGCCTTGGATATTAGCTCTACTTTTTTAAAGGATGTAGGTTGTTATGAAACCAAAGAAGAAATCGATTTAGCAGCTATTAAAACCTTTGATTTATTTCTACAGGCTATAAAAAATAATTCTAATGCGAGCAATCGTTTAGCTATTCGAGGTATTAAAGATTATATACTAGAAAATTATCAAGAGAATCTCTCTTTAGAGGAAATTTGCGATGCCGTCTTTTTAAGTCCTAATTATGCAAGCAAAATCTTTAAAGATGATCAAGGAATGACCATTATGGAATACGTTACAAAGGTCAAATTGGAGGAAGCAAAAAGACTGCTACGTATCCCTGGGATTTCAGTAGAAGATATTGCAGAAAAGCTAGGTTACAGTGATCCTAGTTATTTTACAAAAGTTTTTCGTCGAAAAATAGGAATCACGCCTACTCAGTATAGAAAGCAAAGTTAG
- a CDS encoding B12-binding domain-containing protein, with protein MNFKLITQLVSELEEDEVINLLNHFVQSNPSKEDAIKVIGACQKGMAIVGRHFENREYLVGDVIYAGELQQMILDLLEPIIGYSIVRLGTISGETKNIGERLFRKIIESSGYMVSTETC; from the coding sequence ATGAATTTTAAGTTAATAACACAATTAGTAAGCGAACTTGAAGAAGATGAGGTTATAAATTTACTAAATCATTTTGTCCAGTCCAACCCATCAAAAGAAGATGCAATAAAAGTTATTGGAGCTTGTCAAAAGGGCATGGCAATCGTGGGAAGACATTTTGAGAACAGAGAGTACCTTGTAGGAGATGTTATTTATGCAGGTGAGCTGCAGCAGATGATTTTAGACTTATTAGAACCTATAATTGGGTACAGTATAGTAAGATTAGGAACCATTTCTGGAGAAACTAAGAACATTGGTGAACGTCTCTTTAGAAAGATTATCGAATCATCTGGTTATATGGTATCAACAGAAACTTGTTAA
- a CDS encoding methyltransferase MtaB domain-containing protein → MKKSFTQLAYKDLNDFVYGSCPNPVTTKSGLVIGGGTIYPELNFTLPGMNIDENSVKDAYKIYADIINGALKRAHELYAPGVVLELETLVNFTENPKWGIEVNRIILDIMKEYADKYGLKTALRATLNDTREMSRPPVMRSGKYWDGMIEAFEGCARDGADFLSIESTGGKELHDDALVNAEIKQVIFSLGVLAARDMEFLWGHLVDIADRNNCYAAGDSSCGFANTAMVLAERGFIPKSFAAVVRVATASRALVAYEMGAVGPSKDCEYAGPYIKAITGTPISAEGKSAACAHFSPVGNISAAVADLWSNESVQQVKLLSDYAPIVSMEQLIYDCRLMNEATKQGMNVQFRDLLVESDSPLDVHAYVLRPDFVFDISKELVKEQNPFLRTKLAAQLAVEGLKKGIADGKVSADKRDNKYLDIMARELDEIPEDPMEFYNDIKEDLDESKYLPGEYLIGEATSV, encoded by the coding sequence ATGAAAAAGAGTTTTACACAGTTAGCTTATAAGGATTTAAATGATTTTGTGTACGGTTCTTGCCCTAATCCAGTTACTACAAAAAGCGGTCTCGTCATTGGTGGAGGCACCATTTATCCTGAATTAAACTTTACTCTTCCAGGAATGAATATCGATGAAAATTCAGTAAAAGATGCATACAAAATTTATGCAGACATTATAAATGGCGCTTTAAAAAGAGCTCATGAACTTTATGCACCAGGTGTGGTTCTAGAATTAGAAACATTAGTAAACTTTACAGAGAATCCTAAATGGGGTATTGAAGTCAATCGCATCATCTTAGATATTATGAAAGAATATGCAGATAAATATGGTCTAAAAACAGCATTACGCGCTACTCTTAACGATACAAGAGAAATGAGTCGTCCTCCTGTAATGAGAAGTGGAAAATACTGGGATGGTATGATAGAAGCATTTGAAGGCTGTGCTAGAGATGGAGCAGATTTCCTTTCTATAGAGTCAACAGGCGGAAAAGAATTACATGATGATGCATTAGTCAATGCGGAAATCAAACAAGTAATCTTCTCCTTAGGCGTATTAGCGGCAAGAGATATGGAATTCTTATGGGGACATTTAGTTGATATTGCAGATCGCAATAATTGTTATGCAGCTGGAGATTCCTCTTGTGGATTTGCTAATACAGCTATGGTACTTGCAGAAAGAGGATTTATACCTAAATCTTTTGCAGCAGTAGTACGTGTTGCTACCGCATCTAGAGCTTTAGTAGCTTACGAAATGGGTGCAGTAGGACCTAGTAAAGACTGTGAATACGCAGGTCCATATATTAAAGCAATAACAGGTACACCAATATCTGCGGAAGGAAAATCTGCAGCATGTGCACACTTTAGTCCAGTTGGTAATATTTCAGCAGCTGTGGCGGATCTTTGGAGTAATGAATCGGTACAACAAGTAAAACTATTATCTGATTACGCACCAATCGTATCAATGGAACAATTAATTTACGACTGTAGATTAATGAATGAAGCAACGAAACAAGGCATGAATGTACAATTTAGAGATTTATTAGTAGAGTCTGACTCTCCTTTAGACGTTCATGCTTATGTACTTAGACCTGATTTTGTATTTGATATCAGTAAAGAATTAGTTAAAGAACAAAATCCTTTCTTGAGAACAAAATTAGCAGCTCAATTAGCAGTTGAAGGACTTAAAAAGGGTATAGCAGATGGCAAAGTTTCTGCAGATAAGAGAGACAATAAATATCTTGATATTATGGCTAGAGAATTAGACGAAATACCTGAAGACCCTATGGAATTTTACAATGATATTAAAGAAGATTTAGATGAAAGTAAATATTTACCTGGCGAATATTTAATAGGCGAAGCTACAAGCGTATAG